In Drosophila teissieri strain GT53w chromosome 2R, Prin_Dtei_1.1, whole genome shotgun sequence, the following proteins share a genomic window:
- the LOC122613009 gene encoding broad-complex core protein isoforms 1/2/3/4/5-like isoform X2, whose product MAAVRGHQYFSLRWNNYQNTMTSVFQQLREDLSFVDVTLSCEHGSLKAHKVVLSACSTYFQKLLLENPCKHPTIILPADIIFTDLKTIIDFVYRGEIDVTESELQVSQVVTM is encoded by the exons ATGGCAGCGGTTCGAGGACATCAGTACTTCAGCCTGCGCTGGAACAACTACCAGAACACGATGACGTCAGTGTTCCAGCAGCTGCGCGAGGATCTCTCCTTCGTGGACGTCACCCTGTCCTGCGAGCACGGATCCCTCAAGGCGCACAAG GTCGTCCTGTCCGCCTGTTCGACGTATTTCCAAAAACTACTGCTCGAGAACCCGTGCAAACATCCCACAATCATCCTGCCCGCCGACATTATCTTCACCGACCTGAAAACCATCATCGATTTTGTTTATCGTGGCGAGATCGACGTCACCGAATCGGAATTGCAG